Genomic window (Saccharomyces cerevisiae S288C chromosome X, complete sequence):
TGCTAAAGCagataagaaaaacatTGATGGtacttttgaagaaaaagaacgtACTCGTAGtggtgaagaagaggaactggaaaatgaagaaaatgatagTGCATCTGAGGATACTAGAGTCACTCTACCTCATGAACTAGAGGAACATGATGATACGCGAAGAGCCAGAATAGCGGCCGAAATATTGTCCGCTGACGTGTGGCCCATATCATCTGCTttgattgaaaacgaaGGACTTCTCGCTAAGCTTTGGTCGATCCTCAGGCTACCTTCTCCATTGTCAATTGAAGCGTCAACATAttttatgaaaataaaCGAACGCCTCTTGGATATGAATATGGACGGAATAATTGAATTCATATTAAAAAAGGAACACATTGTTGACGATTTTTTAGCACATATAGATAATCCGCCTTTGATggattttttattaaaagTAATATCGACCGATAAGCCAGAAATATCAAATGGAGTTATACAACTGTTTAAAAAACAGAACTTGGTTCCAAAGTTGATTCATTTACTCGATCCTGTTTTTGATTCTTGCACACAATCTGCAGCCGGTGATTTTCTGAAAGCTCTGGTTACTATTAGCGGTAACTGTCCTAATGAGATTACTTCGAGCATAGGGCCTAATGAATTAACAAGGCAATTAGTTTCTCCAAATATGATGAAACAACTTATGGATATAATGCTCAAGGGAGGCAATTCGTTAAATAATGGCGTTGGCATTATCATTGAGCTGATAAGGAAAAACAATTCTGATTATGATACCATACAAACAAATTATACTACCATAGAATCTCATCCGCCAACAGATAGAGACCCAATTTATTTAGGATATTTGGTTAAAATGTTTTCTGAACACATGGCCgatttcaacaaaatacTAACTGAGAAGAAGATTCCCCTTTTACAGACGTCCTATGGAACGATTGAACCGTTGGGATTTGAAAGGTTTAAGATCTGTGAACTTATTGCTGAACTATTACACTGCTCAAACATGACTTTATTGAATGAACCGAGTGCCTATGACATTGTAAGAGAGCGTGATGCCGAAAGAGAGAGAATCTTCAATTCACAAAATTACGTAGATTCTAACGATCGTAGtgaattaaaagaaaatgaagacgACAATACAGGTGATGCTGATGATGAAGTGGAAGATGATACAAATCAGGTAGAATCCGCTAATACCTCCATTGATGGTGAAGAAGTTATCGATAAGTTAAATTCTTTACAGATAGAAACCAACAAAGTAAACCAGAACATGAATAATGAAGAGCAACATAGTTTAATGCCAGACTTCAACAATGGTGATTTTAAGGAcgaggaagatgaaaatcCATTTGAACCCCAATATTCAGACGTCATTTTGGATTCTTCtgatatagaaaaaaactttcGTGTGTCTCCCAACGTTGGAGATCAGCTGAAAATCAGTTTACAAGATACCAGAGTAATAGATACTATGCTCGAAATGTTTTTTCACTTCCAGTGGAACAATTTCCTTCATAACGTAGTGTACGATGTTGTTCAGCAGATTTTTAACGGTCCCCTCAAAATAGGTTATAATAGGTTCCTTTTAGATGATCTCCTAATCAACATCCGTTTAACTGATATGATTATTAACGGAAACAATGAATGCATAGAATATGAGAAAGGACATGACACCAGGCTTGGATATATGGGCCATTTGACCCTAATTGCGGAAGAAGTCACCAAATTTACTGCATATATTGAAGAGATGAACATCACCTTTGAAAATACTGAAGTAATGAGTTCTTTATTTGAGAGTAAATGGATTGCCTATACGGAGGATGTTCTAGAGGATCTAAAGGAGAAATACAACGCCATATTAGGCGATATAGCTGAAGAAGGAGACATGTTgcaagatgaagaagaggatgCTGTATACGACAAGGGAGAGCGCACTATGGGTACAGTCGATGACTACATTAATGACATAATGCAAATGGACAATGTACGGTGTCAAGAGGAGGAAGAGGATGAAGGAGAAGGGTATGTCAGctttgatgaagatgaaccCCAAGAATATCGTAATGGTGATTCCGTTAGAAGCAAAGAATCGAATTCATCAGAAGGCAAACGTGACCAAGAGCAGCTTTACTATGAGTACGTTAACGAAGATGGTACAAAAACAAGATTAAACTTCAATCCTGATTCTGACGCCACGGAACAAGTTCCAGGTGAAGTGAATCGCGATCATAAGATACCATTGAAGCTTAAGCGAAGTTTTACGGATGCATGCAAATCTGAAACAATACCAAATAATACAGTTAATGCTAAGGAAGAAAGTGTATTTCAATTTAGCAATGAACTTAGTGACGGCTGGGAGTCATCACCTTCTAATTCTATACCCAAGCGTGCTTCTCCATCAAAAAATGGCATGAATTCACCTATGTTTCAACACCAGTTTGAACTTCATAGCCCCACCGATGAATTTGGAGGTCATAAAGACGAAATATTAAGCGCGGAAGGCCATGACTACGACATAGATGAATACGATGAACTGAGCGATGACAGTGATGAAGAGTATGATAACTGTGAAGACGAAGACAGTTTGGATTATGCTGATTCCGCCGCATATGCATTGTGTAGATCCAAAAGTAAGGACAAGATATCATgggatgaagaagaacaggCGCGATTAATGGGCGTTGTAAAATTTAATTCAGAGCATTACAGGGACTAGGAAATAATACTAATTAAATAATTCTAATAATTCTAATattaataacaataataataagaataataatTATACAATAACACATGTATTTCCTAACTCACAATCGTTTGGACTACATATGCTGTCTAGTGCCTTATTGCGACTTTGCCCGTTTGATAACTTACTTCGATTGTTTAgtattcaaaaaggaaaaaggcgttttctttttcgtgtactttttttcgaaATTCTGTTGAATTTATTCGAACTCAGAATTGGTCCATCAAGAGCATCcaaaatacaaaataaCTCATCATCACACAAGAAGAAGCACAACTCCAAGCAATTTCTACAATATGTCAAAAAAACTTGCGTCACCATTGTCCTTCTTACCCCTTTATAATTTGCTTTCTGCTGTTGGTTGGTCTTATTTGCTTTACTTGGTCATCTCCTTGTACCCAAAAGTTGGACAGCCAGCATTCTTCTACCAAACTAAAAATGTCGCTACCCTTGTTCAATGTGGTGCTATAATCGAGATCATAAACTCATTTTTAGGAGTTGTACGTTCCCCATTGCTGACCACTGTTGCACAAGTGTCTTCAAGACTACTAGTTGTCCTCGGCATCTTCCAATTGTTGCCAAACACAAGTGGTGTTCAATCAGTTGTTTACATATCATTATTACTGGCATGGTCTATAACTGAGATCGTCAGATActtgtattattttttcatgttGGTATTCAAGAATGGCGCACCAAAGATCTTAATTCTATTAAGATATAATTTGTTCTGGATTTTGTACCCCACTGGTGTTGCCAGCGAACTACGCATTATTTACTGTGCTTTAAATGCAGCTGAATCTCAGTATTCTTTACTTTACAAAAGAATTTTAATAGCGGCCATGCTCGCTTATATCCCAGGCTTCCCAATGCTCTTCCTACACATGGTAGCACAGAGAAAGAAAGTCATGAAAAGTTTAAGATCCTCTTTCGGGAAGAAACTAATTTGAATTCTTTAGATAAATTCttctgtattttttataagAATATTAGCCTTCACATTGAAATGGCTTCAACGCTCTTAACCATAATCACTAGTATCTTGCGGTGCACGGGCTTTATATTGAGCAAAATTGCGAAGGGTAGCCGAATTAGAGAACTCTTAGAAAGATGTCGAAGCTCACTCGGAGTCGACCTTCACAGCCTACTGAAACAACTGTGCCGAGACAATCTTAAGTGTGTTGCTCTAATTTTCATGCTACAACTGAAATTCATATGGCCAGTGGCCAGAATCACACCTATTTATAGGCCATTTACCAGTCATCCATTCAGAAATTTAGCTACTTCCTCAAGCATCAGTAGTACAAAAGCTAAGACTACTAAGACAGATACAACTCCActaaaattatcaaatgaACTATATGCAATATTCAAGATTCATAATCGTCCATATTTGGTGACCGAGGGCGACAGAGTTATTCTTCCATTCAAATTGAAGCAAGCGGAGGTGGGTGACATTTTAAACATGACCGATGTAACAACTTTAGGATCTAGAAACTACAAGCTAGTTGGTCATCCAATCAATACTTCTCTGTATACTTTAAAAGCAACCGTTGTTGGGAAAACTAAAAGGGCTTTCCAAACTAGGGAGGTAACgaagagaagaaatagacGGGTCCGTCATGCAAAGAGTAAAGGTGATTTGACAATCTTAAGAATATCAGAACTGAGTATGAACTGAATTTTAGGGATATGTACATATACGCATACGTATAAAATCATGtaaataacaataaaatttGACACACTTTCTTCGGCCCCAATGGCCATTCAATTCCAGACCGACGCGTCTTCTAAGTTATAATGCTATGAAATTTCAACAAGTTAATTAAAAGTAAgcataataataaaatcaGGTAATGGAttcaccaaaaaaaaaaataaaaaaacaagggCAGAGGGGTGACCATTAGTACGAAACACTAAATATAGTATTAAAATAGTTCAACTCCACCTCCAAATGCCCTTTTTGAGGAAAATAGCGGGGACAGCACATACACATTCTAGGTCTGATTCGAACTCATCTGTGAAATTCGGCCATCAGCCGACTAGTTCGGTAGCATCAACCAAAAGTTCAAGCAAAAGCCCTCGTGCAACATCTCGCAAAAGCATTTATGATGATATTAGAAGCCAATTTCCCAACCTAACCCCCAACTCTACCTCTTCTCAGTTTTACGAAAGCACGCCAGTTATCGAACAATCCTTTAATTGGACGACAGATGACCACATCTCAGCTGGAACGCTTGAAAACCCAACGAGCTTTACAAACAGTTCTTATAAAAATGACAATGGACCTAGTAGCCTCTCTGATTCGAGGAAATCCTCCGGTGGCAATAGCGTAAATAGTTTGTCCTTTGACAAGCTAATTCTATCGTGGGATCCTACAGACCCTGATGAATGGACAATGCATCGCGTCACCTCATGGTTTAAATTTCATGATTTTCCAGAATCCTGgatattgtttttcaaaaagcatCAATTGTTTGGTCACAGATTTATAAAGTTGCTTGCATATGATAATTTCGCTGTTTATGAAAAGTATTTGCCGCAGACTAAAACTGCTTCATATACCAGGTTTCAGcagttattgaaaaaaacaatgacCAAGAACGTAACAAATAGCCATATTCGTCAGAAGAGCGCTAGCAAACTTAAAAGTTCCAGGTCTTCCAGCGAATCGatcaaatcaaaattaaaaaatagtaaatCGCAAGAggatatttcaaattctaGATCAACGTCAGAATCTGCATTGAGCCCAACAAAATCGGGCCCTTCCAAGACcgatgaaaagaattttttacaTTCTACTTCAACACACCAAAAAACCAAAAGCGCAAGTTCACTATACAGAAGAAGTTTTATATCCCTAAGAGGCTCATCATCGAGCAATGCTTCCTCAGCAAAATCACCTTCAAACATCAAGTTAAGTATACCGGCTCGGCCGCACTCAATTATTGAATCTAACAGTACACTTACCAAATCGGCGAGCCCACCTGCATCTCCTTCGTATCCTAGCATATTTAGAAGACATCACAAAAGTAGTTCATCTGAGTCGTCATTATTAAATTCCCTTTTTGGTAGTGGAATAGGCGAGGAAGCTCCAACAAAGCCTAATCCACAAGGTCATAGTCTGTCTAGTGAAAATTTAGCTAAAGGAAAATCTAAACACTATGAAACTAATGTGTCTTCACCTTTAAAACAATCTTCACTACCCACTTCGGATGATAAAGGTAATTTATGgaataaattcaaaagaaagagcCAAATAGGGGTTCCTAGCCCAAATACGGTAGCTTATGTAACGTCTCAAGAAACTCCATCCTTAAAATCGAATTCGAGTACTGCTACCTTAACCGTACAAACGGCAGATGTAAATATACCATCTCCATCTTCATCACCACCGCCAATACCCAAAACTGCAAACAGAAGTTTGGAGGTCATCAGCACAGAAGATACACctaaaatttcttcaaccACGGCGTCTTTTAAAGAAACGTATCCTGATTGTATTAATCCAGACAAGACAGTTCCAGTGCCGGTAAATAATCAAAAGTATAGTGTAAAGAACTTTTTACTGgaccaaaaattttatccTCTGAAGAAAACAGGGTTAAATGATAGTGAGAATAAATATATTCTGGTTACCAAAGATAATGTTAGTTTTGTTCCGCTAAACTTAAAAAGTGTAGCAAAATTATCCAGTTTCAAAGAATCTGCTCTCACAAAATTGGGAATCAATCACAAAAATGTCACTTTCCATATGACAGACTTTGATTGCGATATTGGTGCTGCAATTCCAGATGATACtttggaatttttgaaaaaaagcttgtttttgaacacttctggaaaaatttatatcaaAGACCAAATGAAGCTTCAACAAAAACCGAAACCTGCTCCTCTCACCTCAGAAAACAATGTTCCTTTAAAATCGGTGAAAAGTAAGAGTTCAATGAGGTCCGGAACAAGCAGTCTGATAGCATCGACAGATGATGTTTCCATTGTCACTTCGTCTTCTGACATAACATCATTTGATGAACATGCATCAGGAAGTGGGCGCAGGTACCCCCAAACCCCGAGTTATTACTATGACAGAGTTTCCAATACTAATCCAACTGAAGAATTGAATTATTGGAATATTAAAGAAGTTCTTTCTCATGAGGAAAATGCACCAAAAATGGTTTTTAAAACAAGTCCAAAATTAGAACTCAACCTACCAGATAAAGGAAGTAAATTAAATATTCCTACCCCCAtaacagaaaatgaaagcaaGAGTAGTTTTCAAGTGCTAAGAAAAGATGAGGGGACTGAAATTGATTTCAATCATCGTAGGGAATCGCCTTATACAAAACCAGAACTGGCACCAAAAAGAGAAGCTCCCAAGCCTCCCGCAAATACTTCTCCTCAGAGGACCTTATCAACTTCTAAACAGAATAAACCGATCCGCCTAGTGAGGGCAAGTACAAAAATTTCGAGAAGCAAAAGATCGAAACCATTGCCGCCACAATTATTATCATCTCCTATAGAAGCTAGCAGCTCGTCTCCTGATTCGCTTACTTCCTCATATACTCCTGCTTCGACTCATGTTTTGATACCGCAACCTTATAAGGGTGCAAACGATGTTATGCGTAGGTTGAAAACAGACCAGGACTCGACGAGTACTTCCccatctttgaaaatgaaacagaAAGTGAATCGCTCAAATTCAACTGTATCGACTTCAAATTCAATTTTCTATTCTCCTTCACCATTGTTAAAAAGAGGTAACTCAAAAAGAGTTGTTTCGTCGACATCTGCGGCCGATATATTTGAAGAGAATGACATAACATTCGCGGATGCTCCGCCGATGTTTGACAGCGAT
Coding sequences:
- the SAP185 gene encoding Sap185p (Protein that forms a complex with the Sit4p protein phosphatase; required for Sit4p function; member of a family of similar proteins including Sap4p, Sap155p, and Sap190p; SAP185 has a paralog, SAP190, that arose from the whole genome duplication) translates to MSGSFWKFGQDFGSQSPLAKLLNRAFIKIDDKPTSTEAGKIDSNSTDESLESNSFKSEDEEEEYELPNREEDYKAYKPNLSLLNDLLDDEELYTELMCSNFKLLVYLKYPEVLSKLIDYVRNSTILESNIDRVTSEDRDLVRGEDKDTTEDFENAKADKKNIDGTFEEKERTRSGEEEELENEENDSASEDTRVTLPHELEEHDDTRRARIAAEILSADVWPISSALIENEGLLAKLWSILRLPSPLSIEASTYFMKINERLLDMNMDGIIEFILKKEHIVDDFLAHIDNPPLMDFLLKVISTDKPEISNGVIQLFKKQNLVPKLIHLLDPVFDSCTQSAAGDFLKALVTISGNCPNEITSSIGPNELTRQLVSPNMMKQLMDIMLKGGNSLNNGVGIIIELIRKNNSDYDTIQTNYTTIESHPPTDRDPIYLGYLVKMFSEHMADFNKILTEKKIPLLQTSYGTIEPLGFERFKICELIAELLHCSNMTLLNEPSAYDIVRERDAERERIFNSQNYVDSNDRSELKENEDDNTGDADDEVEDDTNQVESANTSIDGEEVIDKLNSLQIETNKVNQNMNNEEQHSLMPDFNNGDFKDEEDENPFEPQYSDVILDSSDIEKNFRVSPNVGDQLKISLQDTRVIDTMLEMFFHFQWNNFLHNVVYDVVQQIFNGPLKIGYNRFLLDDLLINIRLTDMIINGNNECIEYEKGHDTRLGYMGHLTLIAEEVTKFTAYIEEMNITFENTEVMSSLFESKWIAYTEDVLEDLKEKYNAILGDIAEEGDMLQDEEEDAVYDKGERTMGTVDDYINDIMQMDNVRCQEEEEDEGEGYVSFDEDEPQEYRNGDSVRSKESNSSEGKRDQEQLYYEYVNEDGTKTRLNFNPDSDATEQVPGEVNRDHKIPLKLKRSFTDACKSETIPNNTVNAKEESVFQFSNELSDGWESSPSNSIPKRASPSKNGMNSPMFQHQFELHSPTDEFGGHKDEILSAEGHDYDIDEYDELSDDSDEEYDNCEDEDSLDYADSAAYALCRSKSKDKISWDEEEQARLMGVVKFNSEHYRD
- the PHS1 gene encoding enoyl-CoA hydratase PHS1 (Essential 3-hydroxyacyl-CoA dehydratase of the ER membrane; involved in elongation of very long-chain fatty acids; evolutionarily conserved, similar to mammalian PTPLA and PTPLB; involved in sphingolipid biosynthesis and protein trafficking), whose product is MSKKLASPLSFLPLYNLLSAVGWSYLLYLVISLYPKVGQPAFFYQTKNVATLVQCGAIIEIINSFLGVVRSPLLTTVAQVSSRLLVVLGIFQLLPNTSGVQSVVYISLLLAWSITEIVRYLYYFFMLVFKNGAPKILILLRYNLFWILYPTGVASELRIIYCALNAAESQYSLLYKRILIAAMLAYIPGFPMLFLHMVAQRKKVMKSLRSSFGKKLI
- the MRPL49 gene encoding mitochondrial 54S ribosomal protein bL21m MRPL49 (Mitochondrial ribosomal protein of the large subunit), whose protein sequence is MLQLKFIWPVARITPIYRPFTSHPFRNLATSSSISSTKAKTTKTDTTPLKLSNELYAIFKIHNRPYLVTEGDRVILPFKLKQAEVGDILNMTDVTTLGSRNYKLVGHPINTSLYTLKATVVGKTKRAFQTREVTKRRNRRVRHAKSKGDLTILRISELSMN
- the BCK1 gene encoding mitogen-activated protein kinase kinase kinase BCK1 (MAPKKK acting in the protein kinase C signaling pathway; the kinase C signaling pathway controls cell integrity; upon activation by Pkc1p phosphorylates downstream kinases Mkk1p and Mkk2p; MAPKKK is an acronym for mitogen-activated protein (MAP) kinase kinase kinase), which produces MPFLRKIAGTAHTHSRSDSNSSVKFGHQPTSSVASTKSSSKSPRATSRKSIYDDIRSQFPNLTPNSTSSQFYESTPVIEQSFNWTTDDHISAGTLENPTSFTNSSYKNDNGPSSLSDSRKSSGGNSVNSLSFDKLILSWDPTDPDEWTMHRVTSWFKFHDFPESWILFFKKHQLFGHRFIKLLAYDNFAVYEKYLPQTKTASYTRFQQLLKKTMTKNVTNSHIRQKSASKLKSSRSSSESIKSKLKNSKSQEDISNSRSTSESALSPTKSGPSKTDEKNFLHSTSTHQKTKSASSLYRRSFISLRGSSSSNASSAKSPSNIKLSIPARPHSIIESNSTLTKSASPPASPSYPSIFRRHHKSSSSESSLLNSLFGSGIGEEAPTKPNPQGHSLSSENLAKGKSKHYETNVSSPLKQSSLPTSDDKGNLWNKFKRKSQIGVPSPNTVAYVTSQETPSLKSNSSTATLTVQTADVNIPSPSSSPPPIPKTANRSLEVISTEDTPKISSTTASFKETYPDCINPDKTVPVPVNNQKYSVKNFLLDQKFYPLKKTGLNDSENKYILVTKDNVSFVPLNLKSVAKLSSFKESALTKLGINHKNVTFHMTDFDCDIGAAIPDDTLEFLKKSLFLNTSGKIYIKDQMKLQQKPKPAPLTSENNVPLKSVKSKSSMRSGTSSLIASTDDVSIVTSSSDITSFDEHASGSGRRYPQTPSYYYDRVSNTNPTEELNYWNIKEVLSHEENAPKMVFKTSPKLELNLPDKGSKLNIPTPITENESKSSFQVLRKDEGTEIDFNHRRESPYTKPELAPKREAPKPPANTSPQRTLSTSKQNKPIRLVRASTKISRSKRSKPLPPQLLSSPIEASSSSPDSLTSSYTPASTHVLIPQPYKGANDVMRRLKTDQDSTSTSPSLKMKQKVNRSNSTVSTSNSIFYSPSPLLKRGNSKRVVSSTSAADIFEENDITFADAPPMFDSDDSDDDSSSSDDIIWSKKKTAPETNNENKKDEKSDNSSTHSDEIFYDSQTQDKMERKMTFRPSPEVVYQNLEKFFPRANLDKPITEGIASPTSPKSLDSLLSPKNVASSRTEPSTPSRPVPPDSSYEFIQDGLNGKNKPLNQAKTPKRTKTIRTIAHEASLARKNSVKLKRQNTKMWGTRMVEVTENHMVSINKAKNSKGEYKEFAWMKGEMIGKGSFGAVYLCLNVTTGEMMAVKQVEVPKYSSQNEAILSTVEALRSEVSTLKDLDHLNIVQYLGFENKNNIYSLFLEYVAGGSVGSLIRMYGRFDEPLIKHLTTQVLKGLAYLHSKGILHRDMKADNLLLDQDGICKISDFGISRKSKDIYSNSDMTMRGTVFWMAPEMVDTKQGYSAKVDIWSLGCIVLEMFAGKRPWSNLEVVAAMFKIGKSKSAPPIPEDTLPLISQIGRNFLDACFEINPEKRPTANELLSHPFSEVNETFNFKSTRLAKFIKSNDKLNSSKLRITSQENKTE